Proteins found in one Coffea eugenioides isolate CCC68of chromosome 5, Ceug_1.0, whole genome shotgun sequence genomic segment:
- the LOC113770600 gene encoding reticulon-like protein B8, producing the protein MPEGISAEDLISNVMETLSDGVSKHKSVSFFEEQKSSSVSSQLNRLFGRQKPVHHLLGGGKSADVLLWRNKKISAGVLAGATAVWVLFEWLNYHFLSLICFALIFVMVAQFVWSNASGVLNKSRSEVPRFVLPEELFVNVAKTTSIQVNQGLGFLQDTACGGDIKQFLMVILSLFAVAVISSWCNFMTILFIGFVGAHTLPVVYEKYEDEIDGFVHNALEQLQGRYRKMDTGFLSRISRASFKGKKHE; encoded by the exons ATGCCTGAGGGAATATCAGCTGAGGATCTTATCAGCAATGTCATGGAAACACTTTCCGATGGTGTGTCCAAACATAAATCTGTGTCATTTTTTGAGGAGCAGAAATCAAGCTCAGTCTCTTCTCAGTTAAACAGATTGTTTGGGCGCCAGAAACCAGTTCATCATCTTTTAGGGGGTGGGAAAT CTGCTGATGTCCTGTTGTGGAGAAATAAGAAGATCTCAGCTGGTGTTCTTGCTGGTGCTACAGCTGTTTGGGTGCTTTTTGAATGGCTCAACTACCATTTTCTCTCTTTGATATGCTTTGCCCTGATTTTTGTCATGGTTGCTCAGTTTGTTTGGTCAAATGCTTCAGGCGTTTTAAACAA ATCTCGATCTGAAGTCCCACGCTTTGTTCTGCCTGAGGAGCTTTTTGTCAATGTTGCTAAGACCACAAGTATTCAGGTCAACCAGGGTCTGGGCTTCCTTCAGGACACTGCATGTGGAGGAGACATCAAGCAGTTTCTGATG gttATACTGAGCTTATTTGCTGTTGCTGTGATTTCAAGCTGGTGCAACTTCATGACTATTCTGTTTATAG GCTTTGTTGGTGCCCACACGCTACCAGTTGTGTATGAGAAGTATGAAGATGAGATTGATGGCTTCGTACATAATGCCCTCGAACAGCTACAAGGCCGTTATCGAAAGATGGATACTGGCTTCCTTAGCAGAATTTCGAGGGCAAGTTTCAAGGGGAAGAAGCATGAATAG